The sequence TCTCATTCAGCTACTACATGTCCCTATCCGCAACAGCTAGCCCAGAAGGCGACCGCTCTGCCGGGAACTTAATGGGCGGCGTGAAAAATGAATACTTGGAGTCGTCCGATTGGGGTTGGCAAATCGATCCGAAAGGCTTACGCTGGACACTAAATGATCTTTATAGCCGCTACGAATTACCACTTTTCATCGTGGAAAATGGCTTAGGCGCTTATGATACAGTGGAAGAAGACGGGAAAATCCATGACGATTACCGAATTGACTACTTGCGTAAACATATCGAACAAATGAAAGAAGCAATTGCAGACGGCGTAGATTTAATGGGTTACACAAGTTGGGGTCCAATCGACCTAGTAAGTGCCTCCACAAGCGAAATGTCCAAACGCTACGGCTTCATCTACGTAGACCAAGATGACTGGGGCAAAGGAACGTTAGAACGCTCCCGCAAAGATTCATTCTTCTGGTATAAAAAAGTAATTGAAACAAATGGTGAAGATTTAGATTAATAGGTAGAGTACAGCCCCGCTTTGGCGGGGCTGTTTTTTTATGAATGTAAAAGCGAAGTATTTATCTTTTAGCATGGATTAAATTTAAAAATATTAATAATTAGATAGAAAATTCTAAAATAATTAGGTCTAATTGCTCTTATGTATTGTTTTTCACAAATTGCTATGATACAATTTTTTAGATGAATGGAGAGCGAACTAGAGAGAGGAAACAACATGAAAAAAACACGTGTCACATGGGCAATTGTTATTGCTATAGCAGGCTTATTAGTTTCTGTGATTAGTTTATCAGTAAACATCACCCAGAATAGATATAATGTTCGAGGAGTGGATTCTAGTTCCCAGTGGAAAACTGGATTTCAAAAAAATCAAACTGTTTGTGCAATAGAAACAAAGAAGCATTGGACAAAGGGCAGTGTGAAGTATGGTGTGAACCAAACTTCTGGAACTGTTAAGACAAAGTATAGTATATACAGCAAAAAAAATAATGATAGGTATGTATTAATGTATAAGGATGGATATACATCAAGAAATAATACATACTACGGGGAATTTTATGGTCACTATGCAGGCGGAAAAGATAAATTTTCATATAAATTAGAAAAGAAAAATAATAAAAATGTAAAATCACAACTTATTGTAGATTTATTCGTAATTTAACAATAACAACAAGGCTCTTCATTCATCTAGAAAATAAAAGGATATATCAATGTGAATATAACTAAAAACGGATTATAGATAATTATTGGGGCAAATGGAGTAGGGAAAACAACATTAGCTAAGAAAATACTTCAAGATAACAGAAGTATTAGTTGCATGATGAAGCAAGATGATAATCAAATATTGGAGTATGAAACGGTTTTAACCAATATTACTATGAACGAAATCGCAGAAAAAACGGTTATTAATTTTCTAGAAGAACATCAATTAGACTATTTAATAACTAAAAAAAGTAAATATCTCAGTGGGGGAGAAAAAAGATTAGTTAACCTTCTAAGAGCTATTTTGTCAAATCAAGAAGTATTGATATTAGATGAGCCATCAAATGACTTAGATATTGATGTATTTGAGAAAGCAAAACAAATTATTTATCAAGCGGCAAAATCTAAAATAATACTATTAATTACGCATGATGATCGTTTTACTGAATATGATAAAAAAATAGAAATAATGAAGAATCAATGTTATGAAGCAGATAGTTTCAGCTTTAATAAAGAAAGTTCGAAAGAGCGCATTATCAAAATTAAACCTAGAAGGACTTATTTCTTATATATCTTCTATTTAATTTGTATGACGATTTTCGCTATTTTTTTAGTGATTTTACTGAAAACCAATGCCGAAGAAACAAGTCCTTCTAACGAAAAAGGCACATATCAACTCGCTACACTATACAGCACTAATGCTTCTTCTTATGACAATAATGAAGCAATTAATACGATGCTTATACAATCAGCAACTAAATTTAATAAAGCTAAGTTCTTCACAGAAGAAACACGCATTAATGAAGATGAGTATTATGAAGAAGCGATTAATTTGAAAAAAGATACTTATCAAAAGTTAATATATTTAGAGTTATATAATCCAAAAACAAAAGAATTTATCAATATTAAAGCTGCAATGATGGAAGCTTTACGTGGAGATTTAAAGTTGAATGTAGAGACAGAATTCATTAGTAATGACGAAAATTACTATAAAAATAGTGACAGTCCATCTTTCTGCGTTCCTAAAAGTTTAACTTTAACAGAAATGGAAAAAGCTAAAATTAAGCAGCTAGGATTTGAACTTCATTATAATGATACTTTGCAATCAAATCAGGTAGAAATAGAATTTAATCCTAGTGTTTATACGCGAATTGTGAAAAAAGTAAATCAACAAGATGTTTTAATTACAGAAGCATATGTGCAATTAAAAAATCAAGAATCATTTTATGATTTCTTAGCAGAAAATAAACTATATGCTAAAAAAATATTTATTAAAGGATATGAACCAGAGTTATTAAACGCTGAGGTTAATCAATACAGTAATGCAGTTATGCTGATTAAAAAAGTAGCACTTCTTATATGCTTACTACTCTTAGTATTATTAATTTTACTAATTATGTATGAGGTTAGTTATAAAAATAGTTATAGTACATTGGCTTACTATGGCTATAATGAAAAAGAGCTACTTCAATTCAGAAAAAAAACGTATCTCATTACAAACTTTAAAATCTTTTCGGTTATTAGTACTGTTATTTTTCTTTTAATTATGTGGAGTATTGTTCATTCGGTGCTTATTACCGCCATAATAGGTGTAGTAATAATATTTTTCTTTTTTGCCTACATCGTCATACCATTAATAATTAAAAACAACATTAGAAAGGCGATTATATGAATAAAATAAATAAATTTAGCATTTTTTCTATTACTAAGCCGGGTATTTACACAATTACAGGTAGTAACGGAAGTGGAAAAGCAACCTTTATTGAAAATGAATTAAAAAATAACCCAAATAAAGTAAAAGATGTAGCTTACTTTGCGCAAAAAAATTGGAAATATAAAACTAGTGTAGAGAAATATTTACACTTCCCAAAAACTAATCCGAGCTTAATACAAAAGTATTGCGAGTTGTTTTCTGTAGATAACTACTACTTAGAAAAAGATATCCAATTATTAAGCGGCGGAGAATTTGTCAAAGTAGAATTAGTGAGAACATTAGCTTTGGACGCTCCTATAATTATTCTAGATGAACCTACAAATAATCTAGATAACAAGTCCTCGGAGATACTTGCTAATATTTTAAGTGAATTAGCAAAAACGAAAATTATTTACTTAGTTAGTCACGATACTCGATTGGAGCATTTTTTTGATAAAACTATTTTTGTAGATAAAGATAGGATAGAAGTATCTTCTAAAATTGAAATAGAGCAGAACGAGATTCAAGTTAAAAGTAAAAGAGTTGTTTCAAACGGAAGAATTTTAAAATATTTACTTAGTTCAAAATTTAATTTCTTGATGTTTGCGTTTATTATAGTACTAACTATCTTATTAACCAATATTACCTCCACTATTATTTTACGCTCCGTTCCAATAGAAGAGAATTTAACTAGTGATTATAACTTTGAATTGATGGATATTGCGGAGAATTATTCTAGATATTTTAATATTGAAATGACAGAAAGTGAAATTGAAGATGAATTTCAGGAACCTAATCATCTCACTACAAATGAGTTGATTGAATTACAAAACAAAGACTATATCAAACAAATTTATGTTGTAGATGAAAGCTATATAAATGAATTTGTTTTGGATAATTCCAAGTTTGAAGTTTTGGCTCTTCCGGAAATAATTACAGACTCGCCTAACTATGTAAATGCTTTTCCTGTTACTAAAATGCACTTAACCAAAGGACGTTTTCCAAAAGACGATGCTAAAGAAATAGCGTTATCTTTTACTCAACTGAAAAAATTTTTCCGTGATGATATTAGTGAAGAATCAGCTATAGGTAATAAATTAGAGTTTGAAAATGAGTTGTATGAAATAGTCGGTATAGTTAACTCTCCAGTAGCAGCGATCTCTTATTCCAAACAAGTGAGTAAAGGAACTGTTGAGGTTGATGATAAGGCTTCTGAGAAATTAAATAATATATTGTTAAAGCTTGAAAAAGAAAATTATGATAACCCTAATTTTTCTATTATTTCCATTAAACTAGCTAATAAAAACCAGCATGAACTTTTAAACTATTTAAAAGTTCATGGACCAAGCTACCAATATGCCTCAAATTATGTGGATAGTGTTTCGCAAGTAGCTTTTTGTAAACAAAATTTAGCAAAAATACTTCTTATATCAGTAATTTTTTCTCTTATAGTATCTGTGTTGATTTTTATTTTTGGAAGAAAATCATTTAGTTTAATTAATGGCTTTTTAAACGATATGTCTAATTTAAATTTTAAACCGAGAAAGAATAAAAGGTTTATTTATGTAATAATGATATTAGATTTTTTGTTGAGTATGCCTGCGTGCTTGTTAGTAAGTCGAGTTATTATTGGAGATAATATAGGTATGCTAATGATTCTTCCAACACTAGGGGTTTCAGCTATCATGTTTATGCTAACATTACTATTAATGAGTTACCGGGATAAGAAGAATGATTTTAGAAATTTATAAAAGTTGGATTATAGTCTTAGTTTTGCATGAATTAGTCCACATTTTCTTTGTCCTACTTTTTAGGGGAAAGATAGCTAAGGTCGTAATAGGCAACTTTTTCTTCCTTAATGTAAGAAAAGTCGCTATTTCACCCATTGTCATTAACTGTTCTGTATCTTATGAAGAAGATTCAAATTGGGGATTAGGAAAGCAAGCACTCATTCTATTGATGCCTGCTGTTATTAATTTGACAATGGGAATATGGATAGGGTTTGATTTTATATTTATAAAGATTTTTAGCCTATTTATTGCTATAAATTCTTTATTACCAATTCCTTACTTACAAACCGATGGCTATCTTATGTTTAAGGAGATACAAAAAAGAGTTTTTTTCAAAAAAAAATAAGTTTTATTTATACGCTAGTAAGATAAGTAACGTAATTTGTTGCTTATCTTTTTATTTTTTATCGAATCGGAATCAACTGCTCTCTTATAAGGGGACGATAAAATCAAACAGAGAAAAATCTCATTACTACATGTTTTTATGTGTAGTAGCAGCTATTTGGGGAATTAGTTTATAGGTAAGTGCAAGTCATGGGATGGAAGCACGGGTAGAGAGTATTGTGCAACTGGTGTTGAATTACATTACTACATTTGATGTGGGTGAAACGACTACAACGGGAAATATTAATAACTGAATCAGCTATGCCAACAAAAGAAGGTTATACTTTCTCTGTATGACATAATGCAAAAACAGGTGGGAACGAATGAGATTTTGCAGTAGATAAAATACCTGCGGGTAATATAACTTTATACGCTAAGCTCGCTGAGAACGAAGAACCAAATGCTAGTAGTTCAATTAATGTACACGAAAATAGAACTAACGATGTAACAAATAATTCGAACAGTTCAAGTGAAGATAAAGTCAACATCAAGTTACCAATTTCTGGGGACGAATTGAATGTGCTTCCTATTTTTCTAGGAGCAGTTCTTATCGGAATGGACTTAGTTCTATTCTGCAAAAAACATCAAAAAAATAATCCAATCAATGGCTTGGCTTCTGCAAATTATGCAGTAGCTGAGTCGTTTTCTGTTTGAAGATTGGGAGGATGAGTTTGCCTTTTTATGGAACGGGAAAATATAGAGTGGAATTCATAGAAAGAGGGCGTGAAATATGGATCAACAAAAAAAGATTCAAATTTTAAAGGACATGGTAAATATTGATTCGACTAATGGGCATG comes from Listeria monocytogenes and encodes:
- a CDS encoding ATP-binding cassette domain-containing protein, with translation MIIGANGVGKTTLAKKILQDNRSISCMMKQDDNQILEYETVLTNITMNEIAEKTVINFLEEHQLDYLITKKSKYLSGGEKRLVNLLRAILSNQEVLILDEPSNDLDIDVFEKAKQIIYQAAKSKIILLITHDDRFTEYDKKIEIMKNQCYEADSFSFNKESSKERIIKIKPRRTYFLYIFYLICMTIFAIFLVILLKTNAEETSPSNEKGTYQLATLYSTNASSYDNNEAINTMLIQSATKFNKAKFFTEETRINEDEYYEEAINLKKDTYQKLIYLELYNPKTKEFINIKAAMMEALRGDLKLNVETEFISNDENYYKNSDSPSFCVPKSLTLTEMEKAKIKQLGFELHYNDTLQSNQVEIEFNPSVYTRIVKKVNQQDVLITEAYVQLKNQESFYDFLAENKLYAKKIFIKGYEPELLNAEVNQYSNAVMLIKKVALLICLLLLVLLILLIMYEVSYKNSYSTLAYYGYNEKELLQFRKKTYLITNFKIFSVISTVIFLLIMWSIVHSVLITAIIGVVIIFFFFAYIVIPLIIKNNIRKAII
- a CDS encoding ATP-binding cassette domain-containing protein, with protein sequence MNKINKFSIFSITKPGIYTITGSNGSGKATFIENELKNNPNKVKDVAYFAQKNWKYKTSVEKYLHFPKTNPSLIQKYCELFSVDNYYLEKDIQLLSGGEFVKVELVRTLALDAPIIILDEPTNNLDNKSSEILANILSELAKTKIIYLVSHDTRLEHFFDKTIFVDKDRIEVSSKIEIEQNEIQVKSKRVVSNGRILKYLLSSKFNFLMFAFIIVLTILLTNITSTIILRSVPIEENLTSDYNFELMDIAENYSRYFNIEMTESEIEDEFQEPNHLTTNELIELQNKDYIKQIYVVDESYINEFVLDNSKFEVLALPEIITDSPNYVNAFPVTKMHLTKGRFPKDDAKEIALSFTQLKKFFRDDISEESAIGNKLEFENELYEIVGIVNSPVAAISYSKQVSKGTVEVDDKASEKLNNILLKLEKENYDNPNFSIISIKLANKNQHELLNYLKVHGPSYQYASNYVDSVSQVAFCKQNLAKILLISVIFSLIVSVLIFIFGRKSFSLINGFLNDMSNLNFKPRKNKRFIYVIMILDFLLSMPACLLVSRVIIGDNIGMLMILPTLGVSAIMFMLTLLLMSYRDKKNDFRNL